The genomic region CGCCGCCCCTCCGGCCACGCGTACCGCCGCCCCCGAAGCTGCCGGGACCGCTCCCGAAGCCCCTGCCCGCGCCGAGCCGTCCGCCGAGAACGATTCCGCCGAGCAGGGCGCCGCCCGTCCCGTCGCCACGGCCGCCGCCGTACCGGATGCCGTACTCCCGTACGTCCTGCTCGGCGAGGTGCTGGGCGTCCCCGGCCAGCGAGTCGGCCTGCTGGACCTCGGCCAGTGCGGCCCGCGCGTCCTGCGGGGCGAGCGCGTGGGACTCCGCCAGGTGACGTTCGGCCTCCGCGAGCCGGGTACGGGCCCGGCTGCCGACCGCCCCGCGGTTCGTCGTGATGCGGTCGGCGGCGGCGGCGACCGTGGAGCGCGCCGCCAGCGTGGCGGGCGCGAGCAGGTCTGCGGCCCGCCGGGTGCCCGCCTCACGGTCACCGAGCCCCGCCAGCGCCTCGTCGAGTCCGGCACCGGCCTCGGCGATCCTGCGCAGCGCGTCGATCGGGTCGTAGCGGCCCGCCTGCTCGCGCCGTACGTCGGCGACGGCCGACTCCGCCCGTGCGATGCACCCTCGCAGGTCCGCCGTGGACGTCCCGGCGGCCGTGTCACCGAGCAGCCCGTGCGCCTCGGACAGATCGGTCCCGGTGTCCGCCAGCGCACCTGCCAGTGCGGCCTCCGCGCCGGAGGTCTCCCGGGCGGTGCGGTCGACCGCGCCGACGAGGACGGTCGCCTGCCCCACCGCGCCCTCGGCGGCCCGCACGTACACGGCGGCCTTGGCGTTGTCGCCGGTGTCCGTGGCCTGCCGGGCCGTGTCGAGGGCGGAGGTCGCGAAGAGCAGCCGGTCCTTGGCCTGCTCGACGTTCCCCGCGACGGCGGCCGTCGCGGAGTCCGCGTACCGCTGCCGGAGCCCGGCGAGCGTGGCCCCGGCGGCGCCGGTCCGCCCGGCGGTCTCCCGGAAGGCGGTCTCCGCGGCTGCCAGGGCCTGCGGGGCGTTCCGCTCCAGGGCCCGCAGCCGGTCGAAGTCCTCCGCCTCCTCGTCGAGGCGCCGGTTGGCCTCCGCGCACCGTTCGACGATCTCCTCCAGCAGTCGGCGCCGTTCCGTGTCACCCTCGGCCGGACCGCCCTGCGGCGGACGCGGCGGGGCGTCGTCGAGCTGCTGGCGGAGCCGGAAGGCGGTGGCGAGCTCGCTCTGCGCGTACGACAGCGCCGCCGTGAAGGGCCGCGCCGCCTCCTCGCCGAACCCGGCCGCAGCGACGCCGAGTTCC from Streptomyces sp. NBC_01267 harbors:
- a CDS encoding TPM domain-containing protein: MTPPEISARPHRAALAAALTAVCLLAAAVPTAVAADPPALSPAGPPVPAGAVTPGRADLGSGTTDMGTGALLVPLIVVIVIGGLAIYAYTRRRQRAETRTTPGSGAQQQGWGGGPAAVPLSQLDAEAGQLLVGTDDAVRTSTEELGVAAAGFGEEAARPFTAALSYAQSELATAFRLRQQLDDAPPRPPQGGPAEGDTERRRLLEEIVERCAEANRRLDEEAEDFDRLRALERNAPQALAAAETAFRETAGRTGAAGATLAGLRQRYADSATAAVAGNVEQAKDRLLFATSALDTARQATDTGDNAKAAVYVRAAEGAVGQATVLVGAVDRTARETSGAEAALAGALADTGTDLSEAHGLLGDTAAGTSTADLRGCIARAESAVADVRREQAGRYDPIDALRRIAEAGAGLDEALAGLGDREAGTRRAADLLAPATLAARSTVAAAADRITTNRGAVGSRARTRLAEAERHLAESHALAPQDARAALAEVQQADSLAGDAQHLAEQDVREYGIRYGGGRGDGTGGALLGGIVLGGRLGAGRGFGSGPGSFGGGGTRGRRGGGRF